TTTTCAAAGACACAGAGGCTTATCTGAAAAACATAAAATTGCTTATTTGAAATGGTATATTTATTTAAAAAACCATTAAAAAAACAACATTTTAGTACTATTAAGCCCATTGCGAGCGTTAGCGAAGCAATCTCATAAGAGATTGCCACGAGCCAATAAATTGGCTCTCGCAATGACAAACTGTATGTTACGATACGATATCCAAATTCGGTATGATAAAAATGAAAAAAAACTTTTTAATAATATTTTCTATATTTTTATTCAGTGTTCTGGTTCAAATAAAAGGAATCACAAATCCTTTGCTTGACTTTCATGCTTGGAGACAAACTCAGACTGCAATGACGATTAGGAATTATTATGAGAATGGTTTTAAGTTTTTTTATCCGCAGGTTGATTGGGTTGGTCAGAGGTCAGTAGAAAGAGCAGGAACCGAATTCCCAGTATATTCATATTTAGTGGCACTATTGTATAAAGTCTTTGGACAGCATGATATTTTAGGAAGATTTCTTGCTGTGTTTTTTTCTGCCAGTGGTGCTGCATATTTATTTCTGTTGCTTAAAAAATTTATAAGTTTTCGCAGTGCATATGTTTCATCGTTAATATTTTCAGTCATACCGATTAAAATATATTTTACACGTACTATTCAGCCGGAATCAATAATGTTGTTTGCTACAATATCCGGACTTTATTATTTTGTATGTTATTTAGAGAATACAAATAGAAAATCATACTTACTGTTTTCGTTGTTTTTTTTAGTATTGGCTCCCCTTGTGAAACTTCCGTCACTTTATATTTTATTGCCAATAGCATATCTTGCATATCAGAAATGGGGCTGGAAGTTCTTGTATAGGATAGATGTGTGGTGTTATAATATTTTACTTATTTTATGTGTCGGCTTATGGTATAAATACACTAAAAGTGGGATTAGAATCTTACCTTTGGAATTTAACAGTTTCCTTGATATGCTATCAGTAATTAAGCAACCTGATTTTTGGGCACGACATTTTCTTTCACGATTTATAGAATTAACGACGACTTACGTCGGTTTATTTTTTTTTGCGGTTGGTTTATGGGTTGTTGTACTGAAAAATCGCAAGTTCTTCTTTGCTTTATGGTTTACTGCTGTTATAATTTATATCATTCTTATTGGCAGATATGGGTATATTCATCAATATACATCACTTCCTTATGCACCTATTAATGCTGTATTTATTGGCTGTGGAATTGTTTATTTTTGGGAAAAATATGAACAAAGGGGGGTTCTTAATAAATTAATAATAGCTTTTTTTGTATTAGTCATACCAATCAATAGTTTTATTAGAATTCATAATTGGTATAAAATGAGCGATGTGTGGTTATTAAGAGCCGAACCTATTGTGGCAAAATTAAGCGCTTCTAATGATTTATTTTTATGTAATACTAAAGCAGATTCTATACAACTTTATCATATTCATCGCAAGGGACTTACGGTAGATTTAAGGAAAACAGATTTGATTTTTCAGAATGTTGCTTCACAGGGAATTAGTTTTTTTCTTACAGGAACTGATGATTATTGGCCGGACGATTCGGAAACTAAAAAGTTACTATTGAAAAATTATTTGCTTGCTTGGAAAGACAAAGATTTTTTAATTTTTGATTTAAGAAAAAGAAAATGAAAATTGCTATAATACACGACTGGTTAACAGGAATGCGCGGCGGAGAGAAATGTCTTGAGATTTTCTGCAAACTTTATCCGTCAGCGACACTTTTTACTCTTGTCCATATAAAAGGTACTATCTCGAATGTGATAGAAAATATGAATATAAGAACTTCATTTCTCCAGCATTTACCCGATATAGAAAGAAAATACAGATATTATTTACCACTGATGCCGACAGCGATAAGTAAATTTGATTTAACAGGCTATGATTTAATTTTATCATCCAGCCATTGTGTCGCAAAAGGGGTAAAAATTCCTAAGAATTCTATGCATATTTGTTACTGTTATACCCCGATGAGATATGTTTGGGATATGTACGAGCAGTATTTTGGTAATTCATCAGCCTCCGGCAGATTTACAAAATATGTAATGAAAACATTAAGACCATATTTGCAGAAATGGGATGTCCAAAGCTCAAAACAGGTTAATTATTTTATCGCTATTTCCGAACATGTAAGGGAACGCATAAAAAGACATTATAACCGCGACTCTGTAGTAATCTACCCCCCAGTCGCCACAGACTTCTTCACTCCGACATTGGACATTGGACATCGGACATCGGACTACTATTTAATCGTTTCCGCCTTTGCTCCGTATAAAAAAGTAGATTTAGCAATAGAGGCATTTAATGCATTGGGCTATCAGCTAAAAATTATAGGCTCAGGTCAGGAAGAAGCAAAACTGAAAAAAATTGCTAAAAATAATATTGAGTTCTTGGGGTGGACGAATAACGATGATTTGAAAAAGTATTATCAAAATTGCAAAGCAGTTATTTTCCCGGGTGAAGAAGATTTTGGAATTGTTCCGGTAGAAGCACAATCATCCGGAAAGCCGGTAATCGCATATAAGAAAGGGGGAGTATTAGAGACGGTAGTTGATGGTAAAACCGGTATTTTTTTTGAGGAACAAACAACTAATTCGCTTGTTAATGCTGTGAAAAGATTTGAAAATATGAAGTTTAATAAAGATGAAATCAGGGATATTGCTGAAAAATTTAGTGTTAAAATATTTGAAGAAAAAATAAAATATTTCATTGACGATAAAGTAAAAAATATATATAATGAGATTGTTGGGAAACCCAACAGTCTATGATTACATCGACTAAACAGCAGATTACATAGATTGAAATACAATTTTTAACTTGTTAATTCCCTGTGGCTTGCCACACTGTAAACAATGTTGTCATTACGAGGAACGAAGAGACGAAGTAATCTCAATTAAGTATCGAGATTGCCACACCCCTACGGGGTTCGCAATGACACCTGAAAGAGAATTCAAAAGTCTCAAAAGATTTTAATACCCTGCACCTTGCCGCAGGGATGTCTGTAATCTTGCGATGAATTCGCTTGTTTTGTTTATTGTAGGTTTAGTGTATTTGCGGAGTAAATAATGGGTTCAAAAATAAGAAAAATAATATTTCCAGTAATACTTATTATAGCTGATATAATTGCAATATATATTTCGTTTAATCTTGCGTATTGGTTAAGGTTCTATTCTTGGGTGGTTCCTATTATTCATGGAGTTCCGCCTTTCAAATTATATCACACTGCTATATTTGTTGTAATATTTTTATGGGGAATTGTTTTTGTTTATTCAGGGTTTTATCAACCAAGAAAGATAGATTTGTTAAATGAATTTTTAAAAATTGTTAAAGGTGTGTTTTTAGGAACTGTAATAATTGCAGCAATTACTTTTTTATATCGTGATTTTACATTTTCAAGAGTAATGCTTCTAATCGCTTTTGCAATAAGTAGTATAGTTATATTTATTTTTCATGAGATTATACGGTTACTGGATGTCTATATAGGAAATATATTGGTAGGAACCAGCAAAATACTTATCTTGGGTGAAGGTAAAGTCGCAGATGATATTATCAAAAATTTACGGGCAAAGAGAAACTATGAAGTCTGGAATGAATATTTTGCTGATATCAATATATTAAAAAAATTCATAGTTGAAAAAAATATAAGTGAGATTATATTTTCTAAAAGTCAGACTGATCATAACGAGATTAGTAATATTTCAGATGTTTGTGAGGATTTAGGGGTTGATTTTAAATTTGTTCCTGATATTTTCGAATTAAAACGCGGGGAAATAATAATAGATGAATTTATTGGGGTTCCCATATTTCACTTGAAGGCAATTTCTCTCCATGGATGGAATTTTTTTATTAAAAGGTTAATGGATGTAATAATCTCAATCTTTATATTTTCAATATTTTCTATTCCGCTTATTATTATAGCAGTGCTTATCAAGGTTTCAGACGGTGGTGATGTGTTTTACCTTCATAAAAACATGGTTGGTTACCGGTGGAATGGTTTTGATATATTCAAGTTTAGAACTATGATACTCAATCCAGAAAAAAAATTCAGCAAAGAAGAGATTTTGCATTTATCTACCCGTCGTGGTGAAAAAGCAAAACATGATCCGAGGATAACTAAAGTAGGGAAGTTTTTACGGAGGTTTTCACTTGATGAAATTCCTCAATTTATAAATGTTTTAAGAGGGGAGATGTCTATTGTAGGACCTCGTCCGCAAACTACTGTAGAATCAGTAAGATTTGATAATATTGGGCAGAGAAGATTTAAGGTTCTTCCCGGCATAACTGGTTTATGGCAGACAAAAGGACGGAAAAATTTATCATATGAAGAGATGTTGCGTTTGGATGTTTATTATTTGGAGAATTGGTCAATTGCGCTTGATATAAGAATTATGTTGAGTACAATCCCGGCAATTCTTACCGGGAGAGGAGCATATTAAATGATAGAAATAAGAATTAAGAAGTTAGAGATGAAGAACAAAAAAAATAATTCTTACTTCTAATTTCTTACTTCTTGATTCTTGATTTTCCGGAGGAATTATGAAGATTTTAATTACCGGAGGGGCTGGGTTTATCGGTTCAAATATAACAGATACCTATGTTAAGGCGGGGCATGCGGTTGTTATAGTAGATAACTTAGTTACCGGTAAAAAGGAAAATATAAATCCAAAAGCAAAATTTTACAATGCGGATATTACAGATAAGGAACTTATTGGTCAAATATTTGAAAAAGAAAAACCGGAAATTGTAAATCATCATGCAGCTCAGATAGATGTAAGAAAGTCAGTTGCAAATCCTGTTTTTGATGCACAAACTAACATTTTAGGTGCAATAAATCTTCTTGAAAATTCCGTGAAATATAAAGTCAAGAAGTTTATTTTTGCTTCTTCAGGCGGTGTAATGTATGGTGAATGCGGGAAAATATCGCCTTCTGAAAAAGTTACACCAGAACCGCTTTCTCCTTATGGTATTGCAAAACGTGCTACTGAATATTATTTAAATTATTATGCAAAAGTTTATGGGCTTAAGTATGTTGCCAACCGTTATGGTAATGTTTATGGTCCTCGCCAGGACCCGCATGGAGAAGCAGGAGTAGTCGCAATTTTTATTAATAGAATATTAGCAGGTGAAACTATAAATATTTTTGGTGATGGTGAGCAGTTGCGCGACTATGTATCCGTATCGGATATCGTTGATTTAAATTTGGTTTGTCTGAAAAAAGGTGAAAATGAAATTTTTAATATTGGAACCGGCAATTCAAAATCGGTTAATCAACTTTTTAGCGAACTTTCAAAGATAAGCGGATATTTACAAAAACCTGTTTACAAGTTACAAAGAACAGGAGAATTATTCAAAAGTTCGCTTGATGTGAAAAAAGTTAAAAGAAAACTTGATTGGTCTACAAAGGTAGATTTTTCAGAAGGACTTAAAAGAACATTTAACTACTTTAAATCACGAATAAAGGAACGCGAATAAAAGCAAACATCACGAATAGACACAAACAACAGCATTGGTTTCATTCGTGATAATTTGTGATAATATTCGTGATGTATTATTCGTGATTAAGGAGCGAAGCGACTTATATGAAAGCAATTATTCTTATTGGCGGATTCGGAACAAG
The genomic region above belongs to Elusimicrobiota bacterium and contains:
- a CDS encoding glycosyltransferase family 39 protein, with protein sequence MKKNFLIIFSIFLFSVLVQIKGITNPLLDFHAWRQTQTAMTIRNYYENGFKFFYPQVDWVGQRSVERAGTEFPVYSYLVALLYKVFGQHDILGRFLAVFFSASGAAYLFLLLKKFISFRSAYVSSLIFSVIPIKIYFTRTIQPESIMLFATISGLYYFVCYLENTNRKSYLLFSLFFLVLAPLVKLPSLYILLPIAYLAYQKWGWKFLYRIDVWCYNILLILCVGLWYKYTKSGIRILPLEFNSFLDMLSVIKQPDFWARHFLSRFIELTTTYVGLFFFAVGLWVVVLKNRKFFFALWFTAVIIYIILIGRYGYIHQYTSLPYAPINAVFIGCGIVYFWEKYEQRGVLNKLIIAFFVLVIPINSFIRIHNWYKMSDVWLLRAEPIVAKLSASNDLFLCNTKADSIQLYHIHRKGLTVDLRKTDLIFQNVASQGISFFLTGTDDYWPDDSETKKLLLKNYLLAWKDKDFLIFDLRKRK
- a CDS encoding glycosyltransferase, yielding MKIAIIHDWLTGMRGGEKCLEIFCKLYPSATLFTLVHIKGTISNVIENMNIRTSFLQHLPDIERKYRYYLPLMPTAISKFDLTGYDLILSSSHCVAKGVKIPKNSMHICYCYTPMRYVWDMYEQYFGNSSASGRFTKYVMKTLRPYLQKWDVQSSKQVNYFIAISEHVRERIKRHYNRDSVVIYPPVATDFFTPTLDIGHRTSDYYLIVSAFAPYKKVDLAIEAFNALGYQLKIIGSGQEEAKLKKIAKNNIEFLGWTNNDDLKKYYQNCKAVIFPGEEDFGIVPVEAQSSGKPVIAYKKGGVLETVVDGKTGIFFEEQTTNSLVNAVKRFENMKFNKDEIRDIAEKFSVKIFEEKIKYFIDDKVKNIYNEIVGKPNSL
- a CDS encoding sugar transferase, which produces MGSKIRKIIFPVILIIADIIAIYISFNLAYWLRFYSWVVPIIHGVPPFKLYHTAIFVVIFLWGIVFVYSGFYQPRKIDLLNEFLKIVKGVFLGTVIIAAITFLYRDFTFSRVMLLIAFAISSIVIFIFHEIIRLLDVYIGNILVGTSKILILGEGKVADDIIKNLRAKRNYEVWNEYFADINILKKFIVEKNISEIIFSKSQTDHNEISNISDVCEDLGVDFKFVPDIFELKRGEIIIDEFIGVPIFHLKAISLHGWNFFIKRLMDVIISIFIFSIFSIPLIIIAVLIKVSDGGDVFYLHKNMVGYRWNGFDIFKFRTMILNPEKKFSKEEILHLSTRRGEKAKHDPRITKVGKFLRRFSLDEIPQFINVLRGEMSIVGPRPQTTVESVRFDNIGQRRFKVLPGITGLWQTKGRKNLSYEEMLRLDVYYLENWSIALDIRIMLSTIPAILTGRGAY
- a CDS encoding NAD-dependent epimerase/dehydratase family protein, translating into MKILITGGAGFIGSNITDTYVKAGHAVVIVDNLVTGKKENINPKAKFYNADITDKELIGQIFEKEKPEIVNHHAAQIDVRKSVANPVFDAQTNILGAINLLENSVKYKVKKFIFASSGGVMYGECGKISPSEKVTPEPLSPYGIAKRATEYYLNYYAKVYGLKYVANRYGNVYGPRQDPHGEAGVVAIFINRILAGETINIFGDGEQLRDYVSVSDIVDLNLVCLKKGENEIFNIGTGNSKSVNQLFSELSKISGYLQKPVYKLQRTGELFKSSLDVKKVKRKLDWSTKVDFSEGLKRTFNYFKSRIKERE